The DNA sequence GCTTCTGCAGCCCTGCCGCTGATCCTTTAGACGAGTGTGAACGTTATGGTGAGCCAGGCGATAGCGACTACCAGCAGTACAGTGGTGTCGCCCGCAACCTGACCCCCTGCGAGACCGACTGCTGCGGCACCGAGGACTGGGACTACCTGATTGCCGGATTAAGTCCGCGTCAATCCGAGGCCGAGGACTGTGATGAAGAGTATGAGGACTTCGATGCCCAGCCCAACGGGCTGGACATCTGCGGCTGCCTCAGCCCGGACACCAACTCGGTCCTCTGGGCCATTGACAGAAACAATTATCGAAGTGACGGAGGATATGGTTACAACGTGGTTGACGGTTCCGATGGCAGCCTGTGGAGCTACGAGGACTGCGCCGCCAAACACGGCCCGGAACTGACCTCCCCTGAGGACGGGGCAATACTTGCCTGCGACGTCTGCGACAGCTGCGTAAGCGCTGCCATGACCCTCAAGTGGGAGAGAATGTGCCTGGCCTGCAGCTACGACATCGAGATCATGGACGAGGACGGCAACGTCATCGCCGATTGGATCGATGAGGAGATTACCGGCGACCCGCCTACCTTCTACGTTGATGCAGGACTTGAGTGCGGCCGCACCTACACCTGGCACGTTCGAGAGGCCAACACCGAGACCGACGAGTGCGTCCACAGCCCCTGGTCGGAGACCTGGAGCTTCACCATCGAGGCCTCTTCGGCTAACGCGGTTCAGCTGATCGCCCCCGAACAGGGCGCGGTAGTTGCCCAGCGCACCGGAGTCGGCTTCTCCTGGAGCAGCGTCTACGACGCCACCACCTACAGCTTTGTCCTCTCGGCTAACCCCGACCTCTCCGGCGCCCTGGCCAGTGCTGATGTCAGCGGTACCGCCTACGCCTACTCGGGTACCTTGGACTACGGGACCACCTACTACTGGCAGGTAACTGCCTGGAAGGACGGCACCATGCTCTCCCAGAGCGATATCGGCACCTTTGCCGTCGCTGCTGAAGAGTACATACCGCCCGAACCGGAACCGGCCGAGCCGGTGGTGATCGATATCCCGGCCACCCAGCAGATCACCCCGATGTGGATCTATGCCATGATCGGCATCGGCGCGGCACTGGTGGTAGTGGTCATCGTCCTGATTGTCCGGAGCAGGAGACCCTCCTAACTCCTAGCTTTTCCTGACTTCGACTCTTAGAGACTAAAAAGAGCCCCCCGAAAATTCGGGGGGCTCTTTCTTTTTATGGTCTTGTTTGATTCCGCAGTAGTTTTTGCTTGATTGAACGAAAAGCCATCTCGTTCAATCGGGACTTTGATTCTGCCCGGATGCCCTTCAATTGCCACTATTTGCCTGCATTAATAGAAATAAGCAAGCGACGGACATCGTTTTCTACTTTATTCAGGTCTTCTTTTTTGGGACGCCCTCGTATATCTCCCAGGCATCCTTTAGTGCTGCGGTCTTCACGACCGTGATATTCTCCTATGGTATACCACTCGGCGATGACATCGAAACCCAGATGTTCAAAGAATTGCCCCATATATTTACAGACTGGAGTAGCCTCCCTTAATCCCGTGTGAGGCCCCGAGTAGGTACAGAACACCACTGCCCGCTTACCGGGGAGCTTAGGTGCGCATAATTTAATGTCACCCCGGCTGTCATGAAGCTTCATTTTGTTCTTTATGAAACGTTGTATCGCATCAGGAGGCAGCCACATGTACGAAGGTGCACCTAGAAACACAAGATCGTATTCATAAAGTTCCACGTCTTCTGCTTCTTCAACCTTCATTATGGTTGATGCGATGTTTTGACGTTCTAAAGTATTATGGATTGTTCTAGCTACCTTTTCGGTATTACCGGTACCTGACCAGTATATGATCAGGACGCGAAATCCCCTCTTGATATCAGGTTCGTCTTGCATCGGTAGTATGGTCCCCCTTGATCATTACACTGCTTTGATAAGATTAGTAGTCAGGCTAATCTTTAAGATCTTATCCTGATTATGACACTAGACATAGCTTAACATCAACCAATCTAGCATATGTCCAGCAGAAGTCAGCCGAAGTCTTCTGACTGAACAAATCATCGGAAAGTCAACCCCGGGTAAGTTAGAGGGCAGTTATGAGTAACGTGGCTCATCTGCATAGGGAATCATCTACTTAAGAAATACTTTACATAATTACTGTCGGTTGCCGACATTTTGCCGACAAACTGTTTACTACCAGGTATCACTTGATATTACATATAGGCACAAAACGTCCCTTTTCGCCAGACCTGGGAGTATGTAATGTTACTTGGGGGAACCAGGTGGTACATCGTGCCTCTCACTTATGACAGAAGCTATCAGGAAGTGACTTAACAATCTGGAGGTGAAGACTCTGTTTATAGAGCCTGAAAGCAATTGGGGAGGAACATACATCGAATAATCTTACGGGAAAATACAGGCAAGCTTCTTTAGCTACTACCTTTTTCAGACATTCGATTAAACTCGCTAAACATATGGTTGACCGACTCTACGATGGCTAAATATAATGATAAAGAACCGGAAACTGAAAGACCTTTGAATCTGTTTTGGTCACTGTGGCTTATTACATCCATGTAGAATCTTA is a window from the Dehalococcoidales bacterium genome containing:
- a CDS encoding flavodoxin domain-containing protein — translated: MQDEPDIKRGFRVLIIYWSGTGNTEKVARTIHNTLERQNIASTIMKVEEAEDVELYEYDLVFLGAPSYMWLPPDAIQRFIKNKMKLHDSRGDIKLCAPKLPGKRAVVFCTYSGPHTGLREATPVCKYMGQFFEHLGFDVIAEWYTIGEYHGREDRSTKGCLGDIRGRPKKEDLNKVENDVRRLLISINAGK